In uncultured Ilyobacter sp., a genomic segment contains:
- the coaBC gene encoding bifunctional phosphopantothenoylcysteine decarboxylase/phosphopantothenate--cysteine ligase CoaBC, with translation MKKNVLLGVTGGIAAYKAANIISLLKKSGCNVRVIMTKSATEIITPLTLETLARDRVIVDMWEKKPNLEVEHISFGEWADVVLIAPATYNMVGKVANGIADDMLSTVISATKAPVYFALAMNVNMYENPILKDNINKLKKYGYKFIEADEGFLACNVNAKGRLKKEEDIVDIIKNQLNPLERSLEGKKILITAGRTEEAVDPVRYLSNRSTGQMGYSLASAAVQLGAEVTLVSGPTNIPVPEGLQNFLQVRSAQEMFDTVMEYYDSQDAAIACAAVADYKIKEYSQHKIKKKDGDMILVLDRNPDILYEMGQRKNKQFLIGFAAESENLIENATRKLQKKNLDLIVGNLVTYMQSSNNQVTLLKKDGSKTELPEMKKQELAFNILKEIKF, from the coding sequence ATGAAAAAAAACGTATTATTGGGAGTTACAGGAGGGATAGCTGCATATAAGGCTGCAAATATAATCTCTCTCCTAAAAAAGAGTGGATGCAATGTCAGAGTTATCATGACAAAAAGCGCCACCGAAATAATAACCCCTCTTACCCTTGAGACCCTTGCAAGAGACAGGGTTATAGTAGACATGTGGGAAAAAAAGCCCAACCTTGAAGTAGAGCACATCTCTTTCGGAGAATGGGCTGATGTGGTTTTAATTGCCCCAGCTACATATAACATGGTGGGTAAGGTAGCAAACGGAATCGCAGATGATATGCTCTCTACAGTTATCTCTGCCACAAAGGCACCTGTTTATTTTGCCCTTGCAATGAATGTAAATATGTATGAAAACCCTATTTTAAAGGACAACATAAATAAGTTAAAAAAATACGGGTATAAGTTTATAGAGGCTGACGAAGGATTCCTTGCATGCAATGTAAATGCTAAAGGGAGACTAAAAAAAGAAGAGGATATTGTGGATATCATTAAAAACCAATTAAACCCATTAGAAAGGTCACTTGAGGGTAAAAAAATCCTTATCACTGCAGGAAGAACAGAAGAAGCAGTAGATCCTGTAAGATATTTATCAAACAGATCTACCGGTCAGATGGGATACTCCCTAGCTTCAGCTGCAGTACAGCTAGGTGCAGAGGTAACTCTAGTTTCAGGCCCTACAAATATTCCTGTCCCTGAAGGCCTACAAAACTTTTTACAAGTCAGAAGTGCACAGGAGATGTTTGACACAGTCATGGAATATTACGACAGTCAGGATGCGGCTATAGCCTGTGCTGCTGTGGCAGACTATAAGATAAAAGAATATTCTCAGCATAAAATAAAGAAAAAAGATGGAGACATGATCTTAGTTCTTGACCGAAACCCAGATATACTTTATGAAATGGGTCAGAGAAAAAATAAACAGTTTCTTATAGGGTTTGCAGCAGAAAGTGAAAATTTAATAGAAAATGCAACGAGGAAACTTCAAAAGAAAAACTTAGATCTCATCGTTGGAAACCTTGTGACATACATGCAAAGCTCAAATAATCAGGTAACACTATTGAAAAAAGACGGCTCAAAAACAGAGCTACCTGAAATGAAAAAGCAGGAACTTGCATTTAATATATTGAAAGAGATCAAATTCTAA
- a CDS encoding FprA family A-type flavoprotein, translating to MHNLVNVTDNVYWVGANDRKTERFENYMPLPMGVAYNSYVINDEKTCVIDTVEFGVEGLFMEKLEYVLDGKDLDYIIVNHMEPDHSGGLKDLMKKYPNAKVVGNAKTFPMIKAFFHDANEDNFYPVKEGDILDLGHHKLTFAMMPMVHWPESMATYDTTEKILFSNDAFGSFGALDGGIFDDEVNFDFYEDEMRRYYANIVGKYGMQVQNAIKKLGPLEIKYICPSHGIVWRSDINRVIKHYDYWSRLEPESEGVVIVYGTMYGNTAKQANAIARELSAQGIKEIKVYDASKTDHSFIISDIWKYKGLIIGSCSHNNALYPKVQPLLHKLQNYGLKNRYLGIFGNMMWSGGGVRGIQAFADALNGNEIVAEAVEVRGNPTLEDYEKLEDIARAMAEKIKSHR from the coding sequence ATGCATAATTTAGTAAATGTAACCGATAATGTTTATTGGGTTGGAGCAAATGATAGAAAAACTGAAAGATTCGAAAATTACATGCCTCTTCCTATGGGAGTAGCATACAATTCATATGTTATTAACGATGAGAAGACTTGTGTTATCGACACTGTAGAATTTGGAGTAGAGGGACTTTTCATGGAAAAACTTGAGTATGTTTTAGATGGAAAAGATCTTGACTACATCATAGTAAATCATATGGAGCCTGACCATTCAGGTGGTCTGAAAGACCTTATGAAAAAATATCCAAATGCAAAAGTAGTAGGAAATGCCAAAACATTCCCTATGATCAAAGCCTTCTTCCACGATGCAAATGAAGATAATTTTTATCCTGTAAAAGAGGGGGATATTTTAGATTTAGGGCATCACAAACTTACTTTTGCTATGATGCCTATGGTACACTGGCCTGAAAGTATGGCTACCTATGATACAACTGAAAAAATCCTTTTCTCAAATGACGCCTTTGGAAGTTTCGGAGCTTTAGATGGCGGAATTTTTGACGATGAAGTAAACTTTGATTTCTACGAAGATGAGATGAGAAGATATTATGCCAACATAGTTGGAAAGTATGGTATGCAGGTGCAAAATGCCATAAAAAAATTAGGTCCTCTTGAGATCAAGTATATATGCCCGTCACACGGTATAGTATGGAGAAGTGACATAAACAGAGTTATAAAACATTATGACTACTGGTCTAGACTTGAACCAGAATCAGAAGGTGTAGTTATCGTATATGGAACTATGTACGGTAATACGGCAAAGCAGGCAAATGCCATAGCCAGAGAGTTAAGTGCTCAAGGAATAAAAGAGATAAAAGTTTATGATGCTTCAAAAACAGATCACTCTTTTATTATAAGTGACATATGGAAATATAAAGGGCTTATTATCGGTTCGTGCTCACACAACAACGCCCTTTATCCAAAAGTACAGCCTTTACTTCACAAACTCCAGAATTACGGACTGAAAAACAGATATTTAGGTATATTTGGAAATATGATGTGGAGTGGCGGAGGAGTTAGAGGAATCCAGGCTTTCGCCGATGCATTAAACGGAAATGAAATTGTAGCAGAAGCTGTAGAAGTTAGGGGAAATCCTACATTAGAAGATTATGAAAAACTTGAAGATATTGCAAGAGCAATGGCTGAAAAGATAAAATCTCATAGATAA
- a CDS encoding cold-shock protein, giving the protein MLKGTVKWFNSEKGFGFITSEEGNDLFVHFSEINKPGFKTLEEGEEVTFDVVEGQKGPQAANVTPVN; this is encoded by the coding sequence ATGCTAAAAGGAACAGTAAAATGGTTTAACTCAGAAAAGGGATTCGGATTCATCACTTCAGAAGAAGGAAACGACTTATTCGTACACTTCTCTGAAATCAACAAGCCTGGATTCAAAACTCTTGAAGAGGGAGAAGAAGTTACATTTGACGTAGTAGAAGGTCAAAAAGGTCCACAAGCTGCTAACGTAACTCCTGTAAACTAA
- a CDS encoding PhzF family phenazine biosynthesis protein gives MSLKIKALKIYQVDAFTNKAFHGNPAGVCILEESMEDEVMLAIASEMNLSETAFLIPEKNNFVKNSNVFSLRWFTPEVEVSMCGHATLAASAVLFEEFHVQSDEIIYVTKSGKLTARKEENKIVLDFPLDTPVFDGFSINKKLLEAVGISEYKNIFLGEDTKKLVIHLKNHDEVSKLNPNFEMMKQIDVSGIKGLAVTAGIEGDYDFISRYFNPWDGINEDPVTGSVHTLLASYWCEILGKNHLSAYQASKRGGELMLRLKKDKRLEIIGDFIITLKGEIYI, from the coding sequence ATGAGTTTAAAAATAAAAGCATTAAAAATTTATCAGGTGGACGCATTTACAAATAAAGCCTTTCATGGAAATCCTGCAGGAGTATGCATATTAGAAGAATCAATGGAAGATGAGGTGATGCTGGCTATAGCTTCAGAGATGAATCTTTCTGAAACAGCATTTTTGATTCCTGAAAAAAATAATTTTGTAAAAAATTCAAATGTTTTTTCATTGCGTTGGTTTACCCCAGAAGTAGAGGTTTCAATGTGCGGACATGCCACCCTTGCAGCGTCGGCAGTCTTGTTTGAAGAATTTCATGTGCAATCCGATGAAATAATATATGTAACCAAATCTGGGAAATTAACTGCCAGAAAAGAAGAAAATAAAATTGTTTTAGATTTTCCGTTGGATACACCTGTATTTGACGGCTTTTCCATAAATAAAAAACTACTTGAAGCTGTGGGTATATCAGAGTATAAGAATATTTTTTTAGGCGAAGACACAAAAAAACTTGTAATCCACTTGAAAAATCATGATGAAGTTTCAAAGTTAAATCCAAACTTTGAAATGATGAAGCAGATAGATGTTAGTGGGATAAAAGGACTTGCTGTAACTGCAGGTATAGAGGGAGATTATGACTTTATCTCTAGATACTTCAATCCCTGGGACGGTATAAATGAAGACCCTGTTACAGGCTCTGTCCACACTCTGCTAGCGTCCTACTGGTGTGAGATATTAGGAAAAAATCATTTGAGTGCTTATCAGGCTTCAAAAAGAGGCGGAGAGCTGATGCTTAGGTTAAAAAAAGATAAGAGGCTGGAGATTATAGGGGATTTTATAATAACATTAAAGGGAGAAATTTATATATAG
- the lgt gene encoding prolipoprotein diacylglyceryl transferase, with protein sequence MISFAIVTLLFYDIIFVKSIFQEDRMDPILFEIGGFQLRYYGLMYALAFFIGIEIAKHEAKRMNMSPALLENFAITAMVSGLIGGRLYYVLFNPHYYFNNPMEIPAVWNGGMAIHGGIIGGIIGTFIFAHRNKVSPWKLGDIAAAPFILGQGIGRFGNLMNGEIHGVPTFTPWKVIFTLKPGFYTWYDQYRAMSIEAQMKYKELVPWGIVFPESSPAGSEFPNLPLHPAMLYEMFLNFTAFFLIWFYFRKKDYAAGTVWWIYVIMYSLIRVFVSFFRAEDLMIVGFRAPHAISIIFVAVSIIMIKYLNRKKI encoded by the coding sequence ATGATTTCTTTTGCTATTGTCACTTTGTTATTTTATGATATAATCTTTGTAAAGTCTATATTTCAGGAGGACAGAATGGATCCAATACTATTTGAAATCGGAGGCTTCCAGCTAAGATATTACGGCCTCATGTACGCACTTGCATTTTTTATAGGAATAGAGATAGCAAAACACGAAGCAAAAAGAATGAATATGTCACCAGCCCTTTTAGAAAACTTTGCTATAACTGCTATGGTGTCTGGGCTCATCGGAGGAAGACTTTATTATGTACTCTTTAATCCTCATTATTACTTTAATAATCCAATGGAGATCCCTGCCGTCTGGAACGGGGGAATGGCCATTCATGGAGGTATCATCGGAGGAATTATCGGTACCTTTATCTTTGCCCATCGAAACAAGGTCAGCCCTTGGAAACTAGGTGATATTGCCGCAGCTCCATTTATCCTAGGACAGGGTATTGGAAGATTCGGTAACCTTATGAACGGAGAGATTCACGGAGTACCGACATTTACTCCTTGGAAGGTTATTTTTACATTAAAGCCTGGATTTTATACTTGGTATGATCAGTACAGAGCCATGAGTATAGAGGCTCAGATGAAGTACAAGGAGCTAGTTCCCTGGGGGATTGTCTTCCCGGAATCTTCTCCTGCAGGAAGTGAATTTCCAAATCTTCCACTGCACCCAGCCATGCTATATGAGATGTTTTTAAACTTCACAGCTTTTTTTCTTATCTGGTTTTATTTCAGAAAAAAAGATTATGCTGCCGGTACTGTTTGGTGGATTTATGTGATTATGTACAGTCTCATAAGAGTTTTTGTAAGTTTTTTCAGAGCAGAAGACCTTATGATAGTTGGGTTCAGAGCCCCCCATGCAATTAGCATCATCTTCGTTGCTGTTTCTATTATTATGATTAAATATCTAAATAGAAAGAAAATCTAA
- a CDS encoding MATE family efflux transporter produces the protein MKSKIDMTQGSISKGLLKMAFPVMATSFLQMAYNLTDMFWIGRTGSSSVAAVGSAGFYVWFSFAFILVSKIGAEVRVSQSIGGKNFSRAREYARNALQMNFMLSIFYGTLVYFFSDKLIGFFNLGDQGVISMAVSYLKIIVLGMVFSFSNPVFTGIFNGYGDSKTPFYINTIGIGVNLVLDPLLIFGIGPIPAMGIQGAAIATVLAHFTVFTTFLIYINRGKGVVKALDLHHKPELYIMKEYIKLGLPVALHNGLFTFFTMVIARIIAQWGPLPMAVQKVGSQIEAISWMTASGFQVAVSTFVGQNYGAKQPKRIKKGYATGIAIISVVGVFATLLLIIFAKPIFSIFIPEGEAVKFGVEYLKILGYSQLFMCIEIVTAGAFNGLGKTSPPSIVSIAFNALRIPMSIFLSSESLLGLNGVWWTLTITSILKGVILVGWFLIMVKRTEFFQNEDCLEYNAVLEERET, from the coding sequence ATGAAATCAAAAATAGATATGACACAGGGAAGCATCTCAAAGGGGCTATTGAAAATGGCCTTTCCTGTAATGGCAACATCTTTTCTTCAGATGGCCTATAACCTTACTGATATGTTTTGGATAGGAAGGACTGGGAGTAGTTCTGTGGCAGCAGTTGGAAGTGCAGGGTTTTATGTGTGGTTTAGTTTTGCATTTATACTTGTATCAAAAATAGGAGCAGAAGTGAGAGTCTCCCAGAGTATAGGGGGAAAGAATTTTTCCCGAGCAAGAGAGTACGCCAGGAACGCACTTCAGATGAATTTTATGCTTTCTATTTTTTATGGAACACTGGTTTATTTTTTCAGTGATAAACTCATAGGATTTTTTAACTTGGGAGATCAGGGAGTAATATCCATGGCAGTATCCTATCTCAAGATCATAGTTTTAGGGATGGTATTTAGTTTTTCAAATCCTGTTTTTACAGGGATTTTTAACGGATACGGCGACAGTAAGACACCATTTTATATAAATACAATCGGTATAGGGGTTAATCTCGTGCTAGACCCTCTTCTCATATTTGGAATAGGACCTATTCCCGCAATGGGAATACAAGGAGCCGCTATTGCGACAGTTTTGGCACATTTTACGGTATTTACGACCTTTCTCATATATATAAATAGGGGAAAAGGGGTGGTGAAAGCTCTGGATCTTCATCATAAACCTGAACTCTATATTATGAAAGAGTATATAAAGCTGGGACTACCTGTGGCTCTTCATAACGGACTTTTTACATTTTTTACAATGGTAATAGCCAGAATAATAGCACAGTGGGGGCCTCTTCCCATGGCAGTACAAAAGGTGGGCTCTCAGATAGAAGCCATATCCTGGATGACAGCCAGTGGATTTCAGGTTGCAGTTTCTACCTTTGTGGGACAGAATTACGGAGCAAAACAGCCAAAACGTATAAAAAAAGGATATGCCACAGGAATTGCCATTATTTCTGTAGTTGGTGTTTTTGCCACTCTTCTTTTGATTATATTTGCAAAACCGATATTTTCAATTTTTATACCAGAGGGAGAAGCCGTAAAATTTGGAGTGGAGTATCTGAAAATACTGGGATATTCTCAGTTGTTTATGTGTATAGAGATAGTTACAGCAGGGGCATTCAATGGTCTTGGTAAGACATCACCACCCTCTATAGTCAGTATAGCATTTAATGCTCTGAGGATACCCATGTCTATCTTTCTCTCCTCTGAATCTCTGCTAGGTCTAAACGGAGTGTGGTGGACTCTCACTATAACAAGTATTTTAAAGGGTGTAATTCTAGTGGGATGGTTTCTTATTATGGTCAAAAGAACAGAATTTTTTCAAAATGAAGACTGTCTAGAATACAATGCAGTTCTCGAGGAAAGAGAAACATGA
- a CDS encoding GNAT family N-acetyltransferase, with protein sequence MRLKIVKYDKVPETGYLEYIKEWELSGEKIVPMASERRGESFEDLLAKWSKDETDEVYKKSFVPATLYFLVHKKKVLGAIHFRHELNESLQYNGGHIGYGIRPSERKKGYATKMLVTLLDTVKAKGYKKILITCDEGNTASAKTIESANGILYDKIELEGETTLRHWIYLEL encoded by the coding sequence ATGAGACTGAAAATAGTAAAATACGACAAGGTACCTGAGACTGGTTATTTAGAATATATAAAGGAATGGGAACTTTCAGGAGAAAAAATCGTACCCATGGCCTCAGAGAGAAGAGGCGAGAGCTTCGAAGATTTACTTGCTAAGTGGTCAAAGGATGAAACAGATGAGGTTTACAAGAAGAGTTTTGTTCCGGCGACACTCTATTTTTTAGTTCATAAGAAAAAAGTTCTGGGAGCCATACATTTTAGACATGAGCTCAATGAAAGTTTGCAGTATAACGGCGGACATATCGGGTACGGCATCCGACCTTCAGAACGAAAAAAGGGATATGCGACTAAGATGCTGGTTACGCTGCTAGATACTGTTAAAGCAAAGGGGTATAAAAAGATCTTAATAACCTGTGATGAAGGCAATACAGCTTCGGCAAAAACAATAGAAAGTGCCAACGGGATTTTATATGATAAAATCGAACTTGAAGGGGAAACAACCCTGAGACACTGGATCTATTTAGAGTTATAA
- a CDS encoding BMP family ABC transporter substrate-binding protein has product MKRLLGVIAGIIIFTFTAFGAEKTKVGLVLSSGGLGTGFNHMAYKALTKLQDEGKIEFKYVEPSNINEDLQYLRDFASTGDYDIVIGMGTVVAESMKVAAKEYPEQKFGLVGATIEIPNTVTIDFAEQEMSFLAGALSAMISKTGVVGTIPAMDNRSFNRFKNGFRQGAQYVNPKVKVYNTYMPTTSSNPFNDPATGKNISLMMMDRKADVIMHVAEGTGRGLFQAAKERGVYAIGCDVDEDGVLPGTILTSVRVRIDNAVYSLVSDLIKGKFSPGYTQANLASNGVSLTDFRYTKDIIGKERIAKLNKIKNDIIKGKIKVSE; this is encoded by the coding sequence ATGAAGAGATTATTGGGTGTTATAGCAGGAATTATTATTTTTACTTTTACAGCCTTTGGAGCAGAAAAAACAAAGGTGGGGCTGGTGTTGTCCTCTGGAGGTTTAGGTACAGGATTTAACCATATGGCTTATAAGGCTCTGACAAAGTTGCAGGATGAGGGTAAAATTGAGTTTAAGTATGTTGAACCGTCAAATATAAACGAAGATCTTCAGTATTTGAGGGATTTTGCAAGTACCGGAGATTATGATATTGTTATCGGGATGGGAACAGTGGTGGCTGAATCGATGAAGGTAGCTGCAAAAGAGTATCCAGAACAAAAATTTGGACTTGTGGGAGCTACGATAGAGATACCTAATACTGTCACTATAGACTTTGCTGAGCAGGAGATGTCATTTTTAGCAGGGGCATTATCTGCAATGATTAGTAAGACAGGAGTTGTAGGGACTATTCCTGCCATGGATAACAGATCTTTTAACAGATTTAAAAACGGGTTCAGACAAGGGGCACAGTATGTCAATCCAAAGGTGAAGGTATATAATACTTATATGCCTACTACAAGCAGCAACCCCTTCAACGATCCGGCTACTGGTAAAAATATCTCACTTATGATGATGGATAGAAAAGCAGATGTTATTATGCACGTTGCAGAAGGAACAGGAAGAGGTCTTTTTCAAGCTGCAAAAGAAAGAGGCGTGTATGCTATAGGCTGTGATGTAGATGAGGATGGTGTCCTTCCAGGGACTATCTTGACCTCTGTGAGAGTCAGAATAGATAACGCTGTGTACAGCCTTGTATCCGACCTGATAAAAGGTAAGTTTTCACCTGGATACACTCAGGCGAATCTTGCGAGCAACGGGGTATCCCTTACAGACTTCAGATACACAAAAGATATCATAGGTAAAGAAAGAATAGCTAAACTTAATAAGATAAAAAATGATATTATTAAAGGGAAGATAAAAGTTTCAGAATAG
- a CDS encoding class I SAM-dependent methyltransferase translates to MKQWYETLFENYGKKYDSESFTKGTIGECDFIEDEIGHNKNIRILDIGCGTGRHSIELAKRGYCITGIDLSESMLKRAKEKAKEQKVNIDFKKADARSLLYEEEFDLAIMLCEGGFSLMETDEMNYQILQNAAKSLKKNGKLIFTTLNALFPLYHSVKDFIESQKQDGNSNCEASSFDLMTFREHNITSLEDDSGNKMELHCNERYYVPSEITWLLKSLDFKTVDIYGAKLGVFSRKDKLTTEDFEMLVIAEK, encoded by the coding sequence ATGAAGCAGTGGTATGAAACTTTATTTGAAAACTATGGTAAAAAGTATGATAGTGAAAGCTTTACAAAGGGAACTATTGGAGAATGTGACTTTATTGAAGATGAAATTGGTCATAATAAAAATATCAGAATTTTGGATATCGGATGCGGTACTGGACGCCATTCTATAGAGCTGGCAAAGCGTGGTTATTGTATAACTGGGATTGATCTGTCAGAATCCATGCTAAAAAGGGCAAAAGAGAAGGCGAAAGAACAAAAGGTAAATATTGATTTTAAGAAAGCAGATGCAAGAAGTCTACTATATGAAGAGGAGTTTGACCTGGCTATTATGCTGTGTGAAGGGGGCTTCTCTCTTATGGAGACCGATGAGATGAATTATCAGATACTTCAAAATGCTGCCAAATCACTAAAGAAAAATGGGAAACTAATATTTACAACCTTGAATGCACTGTTTCCCCTATACCACTCGGTAAAAGATTTTATAGAGTCCCAAAAGCAAGATGGGAATTCAAACTGTGAAGCAAGTTCCTTCGATCTAATGACCTTTCGTGAACATAATATTACATCTTTAGAAGATGATTCTGGGAATAAAATGGAACTTCACTGCAATGAGAGATATTACGTGCCTTCTGAAATAACCTGGCTTTTAAAATCACTGGATTTTAAAACTGTCGATATTTACGGAGCAAAATTAGGAGTCTTTAGCAGAAAAGATAAACTTACAACTGAAGATTTTGAGATGCTGGTCATTGCAGAGAAATAA
- a CDS encoding (Fe-S)-binding protein, with protein sequence MKDLLVNYMNSERRNILKKCTQCGLCIKKCPIIKNTELKNIDPENIQKEVIKFLQEGIPNEIVYNRGFSCMECFGCIDDCCPQRLNPMLINEMIKWDYRRHNLINCEYSDPKDKNSLHRIIASVQINHEDYDKLLTSSPSSKSDYVFFPGCNVYFQPEKLLSGLDILDIIDKEWAFVSGLDFCCGESHIGAGAIEEADSISAELIDKLASYTPKAVIFWCPTCLCRFEKTLAPAMDIPFKMISFPEFLRENLDSLSFKKELNKTVTLHEACKSAFTGLDLNGTRDILKKLPGVSLVEMPRHGKNTSCCGSGAVTFFKDSFDIVRRERMDEAAETKADLLVNVCHYCHEVFTDKEQNYNYSVVNYISLIAEALGIEREDKLKKYKQLNDVYKILDYVKNYIEHSPFSKEKIIESLQTIIE encoded by the coding sequence ATGAAAGACTTATTAGTTAACTATATGAACAGTGAACGTAGAAATATTTTAAAAAAATGTACTCAATGTGGCTTATGTATCAAAAAATGTCCAATTATAAAAAATACTGAACTGAAAAATATTGACCCTGAAAATATACAGAAAGAAGTTATTAAATTTTTGCAAGAAGGTATTCCAAATGAAATAGTATATAACAGAGGATTTTCTTGTATGGAGTGTTTTGGGTGCATTGATGATTGTTGTCCCCAAAGATTAAATCCTATGCTTATTAATGAAATGATAAAATGGGATTACAGACGCCACAACCTTATTAACTGTGAGTACAGTGATCCCAAGGACAAAAATTCTTTGCATAGAATTATAGCCAGTGTACAGATAAACCATGAAGACTACGATAAATTATTAACCTCTTCCCCTTCTTCAAAATCTGATTATGTCTTTTTCCCGGGATGTAACGTCTACTTTCAGCCTGAGAAACTTTTAAGTGGTTTAGATATCTTAGATATTATTGATAAGGAGTGGGCTTTTGTGTCAGGGCTGGATTTTTGTTGTGGAGAATCTCATATAGGAGCAGGTGCAATAGAAGAAGCTGATAGTATATCTGCCGAATTAATTGATAAACTAGCATCTTATACTCCTAAAGCAGTTATTTTTTGGTGTCCCACTTGTCTATGCCGTTTTGAGAAAACATTAGCTCCTGCAATGGATATTCCTTTTAAAATGATATCATTTCCAGAATTTTTAAGAGAAAATTTAGATAGCCTGTCATTTAAAAAAGAACTAAATAAAACAGTTACTTTACATGAAGCTTGTAAATCAGCTTTTACGGGATTGGATTTAAATGGTACTAGGGATATTCTGAAAAAGCTTCCAGGGGTTTCTTTGGTGGAAATGCCGCGGCATGGTAAAAATACATCTTGTTGCGGCAGCGGAGCAGTAACTTTTTTTAAAGACAGCTTTGATATAGTAAGAAGGGAGCGGATGGATGAGGCTGCAGAAACAAAAGCAGACTTATTAGTCAATGTATGTCATTATTGTCATGAAGTTTTTACAGATAAAGAACAAAATTATAATTATTCTGTTGTTAATTATATTTCTTTAATTGCAGAAGCTTTAGGTATCGAAAGAGAAGATAAGTTGAAAAAATATAAGCAGTTGAATGATGTATATAAAATTTTGGATTATGTTAAAAATTATATTGAACACTCACCTTTTTCAAAAGAAAAAATAATTGAATCTTTACAAACTATAATTGAATAA
- the rlmF gene encoding 23S rRNA (adenine(1618)-N(6))-methyltransferase RlmF: MKEIKKKGELHPNNPHKGRYNFKLLVKNLPELKIYLRKNPRGEETIDFSDSKAVILLNKALLKTYYNIENWDIPKGFLCPPIPGRADYIHYIAELLGGRKKGVKVLDIGTGANCIYPIIGSQSYKWDFVASDIDPKSIDNAKKIVESNKVLKNKIILKLQKNRDNIFEGIIEKNDKFDLTMCNPPFHASLEDALKANKRKVNNLNKENKNVKKGLNFGGQKAELWCPGGERLFLKKMAEESARFSSQVTWFTSLISNKDNIKPTQKLLDKLGAKKIKILEMSQGQKISRVLAWTFKAKG; encoded by the coding sequence TTGAAGGAGATAAAGAAAAAGGGAGAATTACACCCTAATAATCCCCATAAAGGCAGATATAATTTTAAATTACTTGTAAAAAATCTACCGGAATTGAAAATATACCTGAGAAAAAATCCAAGAGGGGAAGAAACGATAGATTTTAGTGACAGCAAGGCTGTAATTCTTTTAAATAAAGCATTGTTAAAAACTTATTATAACATAGAGAACTGGGATATCCCTAAGGGATTTTTATGTCCCCCTATCCCTGGAAGGGCAGATTATATACACTATATAGCAGAGTTGCTAGGGGGCAGAAAAAAAGGTGTAAAAGTTCTGGATATAGGAACCGGGGCCAATTGCATATACCCTATTATAGGTAGTCAAAGTTATAAATGGGACTTTGTAGCTTCAGATATAGATCCTAAATCCATTGATAATGCTAAAAAAATAGTGGAATCAAATAAGGTTTTGAAAAATAAAATAATTCTAAAGCTTCAAAAGAACAGGGATAATATTTTTGAAGGTATAATAGAAAAAAATGATAAATTTGATCTGACTATGTGCAACCCTCCATTTCACGCTTCTTTAGAGGATGCCCTAAAGGCAAATAAAAGAAAAGTTAATAATCTAAATAAAGAAAATAAAAATGTAAAAAAAGGACTTAATTTCGGCGGACAGAAAGCTGAATTATGGTGTCCTGGGGGAGAGCGTCTTTTTCTGAAAAAAATGGCGGAGGAAAGTGCTAGGTTTTCATCGCAGGTTACCTGGTTTACATCCTTAATTTCCAATAAGGACAATATAAAGCCCACTCAGAAGTTGTTGGATAAACTAGGGGCTAAAAAGATAAAAATACTGGAGATGAGCCAGGGACAAAAGATCAGCAGAGTTCTGGCCTGGACCTTTAAAGCTAAAGGTTAA